From one Anabas testudineus chromosome 21, fAnaTes1.2, whole genome shotgun sequence genomic stretch:
- the cers6 gene encoding ceramide synthase 6 isoform X1: protein MAGILAWFWNERFWLPHNVTWADLKNTDEATFPQAEDLYLACPLAFCIFIIRLVFERFVARPCAMGLKIQANGPQKAQPNAILEKVFTAITKHPDEKRLEGLSKQLDWDVRTIQRWFRQRRNQEKPSTLARFCESMWRFTFYLYIFTYGVRFLKKTPWLWNTKECWYNYPYQPLTVDIHYYYILELSFYLSLLFSQFTDIRRKDFLIMFLHHVATISLITFSYVNNMARVGTLVMCLHDAADVLIEAAKMANYAKCQILCNLLFAMFAILFISSRLGLYPVWILNTTLFESWEIVGPYPSWWIFNLLLILLQLLHSFWSYLIVKTACRAISKGKVGKWNPLHVSKDDRSDIESSSDEDDSPPPIQKHHSSATNGTNKNHATNGYLTGAPYTDEH, encoded by the exons ATGGCCGGTATTCTGGCGTGGTTTTGGAACGAGAGGTTCTGGCTCCCCCACAATGTAACCTGGGCTgacttaaaaaacacagacgAGGCAACGTTCCCGCAAGCCGAGGATCTGTATCTGGCGTGTCCTTTAGCATTCTGCATCTTTATAATACGGCTGGTTTTCGAAAG GTTTGTTGCAAGACCATGCGCCATGGGCCTAAAGATCCAAGCCAATGGGCCACAAAAAGCACAACCTAATGCCATCCTTGAGAAGGTTTTCACCGCTATAACCAAG CACCCGGATGAGAAGAGGCTTGAAGGCCTATCCAAGCAGCTTGACTGGGATGTTCGGACCATCCAGCGCTGGTTCAGACAACGGCGCAACCAGGAGAAACCCAGCACTCTTGCACGGTTCTGTGAAAGCAT gtGGAGATTTACATTCTATCTCTACATATTTACCTACGGTGTGCGTTTCCTTAAAAAG aCTCCATGGTTATGGAACACTAAAGAGTGCTGGTACAACTACCCTTACCAG CCACTGACAGTGGACATCCATTACTACTACATACTGGAGCTGTCTTTCTACTTGTCTCTACTCTTTTCGCAATTCACAGACATCAGGAGGAAG GATTTCCTGATCATGTTTCTGCACCATGTGGCCACAATCTCCCTCATCACTTTTTCCTACGTGAACAACATGGCACGAGTGGGAACTCTGGTCATGTGTCTCCATGACGCAGCTGATGTGCTGATAGAG GCTGCTAAGATGGCCAACTATGCCAAATGTCAGATACTGTGCAACCTCCTGTTTGCAATGTTTGCAATTCTCTTCATAAGTTCCAGGCTGGGACTTTATCCTGTCTG GATTTTAAATACCACCTTGTTTGAGAGTTGGGAGATTGTAGGGCCCTACCCATCTTGGTGGATCTTCAACCTGCTTCTgatcctgctgcagcttcttcactCCTTCTGGTCCTACCTCATTGTGAAGACAGCGTGCCGAGCCATCTCCAAAGGAAAG GTGGGAAAATGGAATCCCTTACAT GTGTCTAAAGATGACCGCAGCGACATCGAGTCCAGCTCTGATGAGGATGACAGCCCCCCACCTATTCAGAAGCACCACAGCAGCGCCACCAACGGGACCAATAAAAATCATGCCACTAACGGTTACCTGACAGGAGCACCATATACCGATGAACACTGA
- the cers6 gene encoding ceramide synthase 6 isoform X2: MAGILAWFWNERFWLPHNVTWADLKNTDEATFPQAEDLYLACPLAFCIFIIRLVFERFVARPCAMGLKIQANGPQKAQPNAILEKVFTAITKHPDEKRLEGLSKQLDWDVRTIQRWFRQRRNQEKPSTLARFCESMWRFTFYLYIFTYGVRFLKKTPWLWNTKECWYNYPYQPLTVDIHYYYILELSFYLSLLFSQFTDIRRKDFLIMFLHHVATISLITFSYVNNMARVGTLVMCLHDAADVLIEAAKMANYAKCQILCNLLFAMFAILFISSRLGLYPVWILNTTLFESWEIVGPYPSWWIFNLLLILLQLLHSFWSYLIVKTACRAISKGKVSKDDRSDIESSSDEDDSPPPIQKHHSSATNGTNKNHATNGYLTGAPYTDEH, encoded by the exons ATGGCCGGTATTCTGGCGTGGTTTTGGAACGAGAGGTTCTGGCTCCCCCACAATGTAACCTGGGCTgacttaaaaaacacagacgAGGCAACGTTCCCGCAAGCCGAGGATCTGTATCTGGCGTGTCCTTTAGCATTCTGCATCTTTATAATACGGCTGGTTTTCGAAAG GTTTGTTGCAAGACCATGCGCCATGGGCCTAAAGATCCAAGCCAATGGGCCACAAAAAGCACAACCTAATGCCATCCTTGAGAAGGTTTTCACCGCTATAACCAAG CACCCGGATGAGAAGAGGCTTGAAGGCCTATCCAAGCAGCTTGACTGGGATGTTCGGACCATCCAGCGCTGGTTCAGACAACGGCGCAACCAGGAGAAACCCAGCACTCTTGCACGGTTCTGTGAAAGCAT gtGGAGATTTACATTCTATCTCTACATATTTACCTACGGTGTGCGTTTCCTTAAAAAG aCTCCATGGTTATGGAACACTAAAGAGTGCTGGTACAACTACCCTTACCAG CCACTGACAGTGGACATCCATTACTACTACATACTGGAGCTGTCTTTCTACTTGTCTCTACTCTTTTCGCAATTCACAGACATCAGGAGGAAG GATTTCCTGATCATGTTTCTGCACCATGTGGCCACAATCTCCCTCATCACTTTTTCCTACGTGAACAACATGGCACGAGTGGGAACTCTGGTCATGTGTCTCCATGACGCAGCTGATGTGCTGATAGAG GCTGCTAAGATGGCCAACTATGCCAAATGTCAGATACTGTGCAACCTCCTGTTTGCAATGTTTGCAATTCTCTTCATAAGTTCCAGGCTGGGACTTTATCCTGTCTG GATTTTAAATACCACCTTGTTTGAGAGTTGGGAGATTGTAGGGCCCTACCCATCTTGGTGGATCTTCAACCTGCTTCTgatcctgctgcagcttcttcactCCTTCTGGTCCTACCTCATTGTGAAGACAGCGTGCCGAGCCATCTCCAAAGGAAAG GTGTCTAAAGATGACCGCAGCGACATCGAGTCCAGCTCTGATGAGGATGACAGCCCCCCACCTATTCAGAAGCACCACAGCAGCGCCACCAACGGGACCAATAAAAATCATGCCACTAACGGTTACCTGACAGGAGCACCATATACCGATGAACACTGA
- the abcb11a gene encoding bile salt export pump, translating into MRHHKDEMIRHQEWKKKEKALSVGYFQLFRFATCKDTMMMAVGSLCAIIHGAASPLMLLVYSMMTNTFVAYELEVQELSDPNKECNNNTIYWRNGSIYETDTNSTVFCGVDIEAQMTMFAYYYIGIGLGVLLVSYFQIFFWVSAAARQIQRIRKTYFKKVMRMEIGWFDCNSVGELNTRISDDINKINNAIADQVSIFIERLSTFVFGFMVGFIGGWKLTLVVVAVSPLIGIAAGLMAMAVARLTGRELKAYAKAGAVADEVLSSIRTVAAFGGEQKEAERYDRNLVEAQDWGVKKGTIIGIFQGFLWCIIFLCYALAFWYGSKLVIDTKELSPGGLIQVFFGVLMAAMNLGQASPCLEAFASGRAAAKIIFDTIDREPEIDCLSEDGHKLDRVKGDIEFHNVTFYYPSRPDVKILNNLSMQIKAGETTAFVGPSGSGKSTAIQLIQRFYDPKEGMVTLDGHDIRTLNIQWLRSLIGIVEQEPVLFATTIAENIRFGRPGVTIEDIIQATKEANAYNFIMDLPQKFDTLVGEGGGQMSGGQKQRIAIARALIRNPRILLLDMATSALDNESEAVVQEALDKVRMGRTTISIAHRLSTIRNADVITGFEHGQAVEKGTHSELLERQGVYFTLVTLQNQGTSIEANDAVNEADEDDFPLKVRSFSRRSCRSSTRSSVRLRSGSKLSNDFVPDVLSDSIKMFSDTGSPPENKFEGDEDEHVEPAPVARILKYNQPEWLYMLLGSLGAAVNGSVNPIYAILFSQILGTFAIGDLTEQREQINGICVLFCIVAVTSFFSQFLQGYAFAKSGEKLTRRLRKVGFYTMLKQEIGWFDDPGNSPGALTTRLATDASMVQGATGSQIGMIVNSLTSIGASFIIAFYFSWKLTLVIMCFLPLIGLSGVFQAKMLTGFANEDKKAMEAAGRVSSEALSNIRTIAGLAKESSFVESYEEKLDPPYKSAKKRANIYGICFGFAQCVIFMAYAASFRYGGHLVSSEGLHYMFVFRVISAVVISGTALGRASSFTPDYAKAKTAAAQFFKLLDRVPKISISHTDGEKWEKFRGEIQFLNCKFTYPTRPDIQVLNGLVVSVRPGQTLAFVGSSGCGKSTSVQLLERFYDPDEGQVLIDGHPSHTVNVPFLRSQIGIVSQEPVLFDCSIAENIQYGENTRNISMEEIVEAAKKAYLHDFVMTLPDKYETQVGAQGSQLSRGEKQRIAIARAIVRNPKILLLDEATSALDTESEKTVQSALDEARKGRTCIVIAHRLSTIQTADIIAVMSHGVVIEQGTHDELMAKRGAYYKLYTTGAPIS; encoded by the exons atgcgTCACCATAAGGATGAAATGATCAG ACATCAAGAATGG aagaaaaaggaaaaggcacTGAGTGTCGGATACTTTCAGTTG TTTCGATTCGCCACCTGTAAAGACACCATGATGATGGCAGTGGGGAGTTTGTGTGCCATCATACATGGTGCAGCTTCACCTCTCATGCTCCTGGTGTACAGCATGATGACTAACACGTTTGTGGCTTATGAGCTGGAGGTCCAAGAACTGAGTGACCCTAACAAGGagtgcaacaacaacaccatCTACTGGAGAAATGGCTCCATATATGAAACAGATACAAACAGCACTGTATTCTGTGG GGTGGATATTGAAGCACAGATGACTATGTTTGCATATTACTACATTGGAATCGGATTAGGAGTTCTGCTGGTTAGTTATTTTCAA ATTTTCTTCTGGGTGTCAGCGGCTGCGAGACAGATTCAGAGAATACGAAAGACATATTTCAAAAAGGTAATGCGAATGGAGATTGGATGGTTTGACTGCAACTCTGTTGGTGAACTGAACACAAGGATATCCGA TGATATCAACAAGATCAACAATGCCATCGCTGACCAGGTATCTATCTTCATTGAGAGGCTATCCACGTTTGTGTTTGGCTTCATGGTTGGATTCATTGGCGGATGGAAGCTTACTTTGGTGGTCGTGGCAGTGAGCCCTCTGATTGGTATAGCTGCTGGATTGATGGCTATG GCTGTAGCCAGGCTCACTGGACGAGAGCTGAAGGCCTATGCAAAGGCAGGGGCAGTGGCTGACGAGGTCCTGTCATCCATCAGAACAGTAGCGGCGTTTGGTGGGGAGCAAAAAGAAGCTGAGAG GTATGACAGAAACCTTGTGGAAGCTCAGGACTGGGGAGTGAAAAAAGGAACCATCATAGGCATTTTTCAAGGATTCCTGTGGTGCATCATTTTCCTTTGTTATGCTTTGGCCTTTTGGTATGGATCTAAATTGGTCATCGATACCAAGGAGCTGTCTCCAGGCGGTCTTATTCAg GTGTTTTTCGGAGTACTCATGGCAGCCATGAACCTGGGTCAGGCCTCACCCTGTCTGGAGGCCTTTGCTTCGGGCCGCGCAGCTGCAAAGATCATCTTCGACACAATTGATCGG GAACCAGAAATTGATTGTTTGTCAGAAGACGGACACAAATTAGACAGAGTAAAAGGTGACATTGAGTTCCACAATGTCACTTTCTACTACCCATCACGACCTGATGTCAAG attttaaataatCTGAGCATGCAGATAAAAGCAGGAGAGACCACTGCTTTTGTTGGACCAAGCGGATCTGGAAAGAGCACAGCAATCCAGCTCATCCAGAGGTTTTATGACCCCAAGGAAGGAATG gtgactctggatgGCCATGACATCCGAACTTTAAACATCCAGTGGCTTCGCTCTCTTATTGGTATTGTTGAACAGGAGCCGGTTCTGTTTGCTACAACCATTGCAGAAAACATTCGCTTTGGGCGACCTGGAGTTACAATAGAAGACATTATCCAGGCAACAAAAGAGGCAAATGCTTATAATTTCATCATGGATCTGCCACAG AAATTTGATACTCTGGTGGGAGAAGGTGGAGGCCAGATGAGTGGAGGACAGAAACAAAGGATTGCCATTGCTCGAGCTTTGATCCGAAACCCCAGGATCCTCTTGCTGGATATGGCCACATCTGCTTTAGACAATGAGAGTGAAGCTGTGGTACAGGAAGCACTGGATAAG GTGCGCATGGGCAGGACAACAATATCTATAGCTCACCGTCTTTCCACAATTAGAAATGCAGATGTCATCACTGGTTTTGAGCACGGCCAGGCTGTGGAAAAGGGGACACACAGTGAGCTGCTTGAAAGACAAGGCGTCTATTTCACTCTGGTCACACTGCAAAACCAAGGCACATCCATTGAAGCTAATG atgCAGTTAATGAAGCTGATGAAGACGATTTTCCTCTGAAAGTGAGAAGTTTTAGCCGTAGAAGCTGCAGATCAAGTACAAG GAGTTCTGTTCGACTACGTTCTGGGAGCAAATTGTCTAATGATTTTGTCCCTGACGTGTTATCAGACAGCATCAAGATGTTTTCGGACACGGGAAGCCCACCAGAAAAC AAATTTGAAGGCGATGAAGACGAACACGTAGAGCCTGCCCCTGTAGCACGTATTCTTAAGTACAACCAACCTGAGTGGCTCTACATGCTGCTGGGCTCACTGGGAGCTGCTGTGAATGGCTCTGTCAACCCCATCTATGCCATCCTGTTCAGTCAGATTCTTGGT acCTTTGCCATTGGTGACTTGACTGAACAGAGGGAGCAGATCAACGGGATATGTGTTCTGTTTTGCATCGTGGCTGTGACTagtttcttttcacagtttttacag GGATATGCTTTTGCTAAATCTGGAGAGAAGCTGACCCGTCGTCTGAGGAAAGTGGGCTTCTATACCATGTTGAAACAGGAGATTGGTTGGTTTGATGACCCCGGAAACAGCCCAGGAGCTCTGACCACCAGACTGGCCACTGATGCATCCATGGTGCAAGGG GCAACAGGTTCACAGATTGGCATGATTGTAAACTCGCTGACCAGCATCGGAGCCTCTTTCATCATTGCCTTCTACTTCAGCTGGAAGTTAACATTGGTAATCATGTGCTTCTTGCCGCTTATCGGGTTGTCTGGCGTTTTCCAAGCTAAAATGCTAACAGGTTTTGcaaatgaagataaaaaagCCATGGAAGCAGCAGGTCGG GTGTCCAGTGAGGCTCTTTCCAACATCAGGACAATTGCAGGATTGGCCAAAGAGAGCTCATTCGTGGAGTCATATGAGGAGAAACTTGATCCTCCATATAAATCTGCCAAAAAGAGAGCAAACATTTATGGTATCTGTTTTGGCTTTGCCCAGTGTGTCATCTTCATGGCATACGCTGCTTCGTTTCGATATGGAGGCCACCTGGTTAGTTCTGAGGGCTTAcattacatgtttgttttcag AGTGATTTCAGCTGTAGTAATCAGCGGCACAGCACTGGGAAGAGCTTCTTCCTTCACTCCAGATTATGCCAAAGCCAAGACCGCTGCTGCTCAGTTTTTCAAACTGTTGGACCGAGTTCCTAAAATCAGTATAAGtcacacagatggagaaaaatgg GAAAAATTCAGAGGTGAAATACAATTCCTCAACTGCAAGTTCACCTATCCAACAAGACCAGATATCCAGGTGTTAAATGGTCTGGTCGTGTCCGTAAGGCCTGGTCAGACTTTGGCCTTTGTTGGGAGCAGCGGCTGTGGGAAAAGCACCAGCGTTCAACTGCTGGAAAGGTTTTATGACCCAGATGAAGGCCAAGTG TTAATTGATGGCCACCCGTCTCATACAGTCAATGTGCCTTTTCTAAGATCTCAGATTGGCATAGTCTCCCAGGAACCAGTGTTGTTTGACTGTAGCATAgctgaaaatatacagtatggggAAAACACACGCAACATCAGCATGGAGGAGATTGTAGAAGCTGCCAAAAAAGCCTATCTTCATGACTTTGTGATGACTTTACCAGAT aaatatgAGACTCAGGTTGGTGCTCAAGGCTCCCAGCTGtcaagaggagaaaaacaacgCATTGCCATAGCCCGGGCCATTGTGAGGAATCCTAAGATCCTGCTCTTAGATGAGGCTACCTCTGCCCTtgacacagagagtgaaaag actGTTCAGTCTGCTCTGGATGAAGCAAGAAAAGGAAGAACCTGTATCGTCATCGCTCACCGCCTGTCTACTATCCAAACTGCAGACATCATTGCAGTAATGTCTCATGGAGTTGTAATAGAGCAAGGCACGCATGATGAACTCATGGCCAAGAGGGGTGCATATTATAAACTTTACACAACAGGTGCTCCTATCAGCTAG
- the dhrs9 gene encoding dehydrogenase/reductase SDR family member 9, with translation MFQYVLGLVTFWFVFRWYKETKRVSNKQDKYVYITGCDSGFGNLLARHLDKLGFCVIAGCYTEKGEDELKKSSSNRLRTLHLDVTDSESVSKAAAEIKAVVGPKGLWAVVNNAGVALPSGPVDWLTIDDYKPMLAVNLGGVIDVTLSVLALIKKAKGRVVNVSSVFGRVSPFGGPYCVSKYGVEAFNDSLRLNVAPFGVKVACIEPGFFATNVTDTALMKNSIRKLWDKLPQDVKDDYGDNFLESSLEQLDERLKVFKDTDLMKVVGCMEHAIAAVHPRTRYSPGWDAKFFWLPLSYMPTCISDRVFLKFNPQPKVSLL, from the exons ATGTTCCAGTACGTCCTTGGACTGGTGACTTTTTGGTTTGTCTTTCGTTGGTACAAGGAAACCAAACGGGTGTCGAACAAGCAGGATAAATATGTGTACATCACCGGCTGTGACTCTGGGTTTGGTAACCTTCTTGCGAGACACCTGGACAAGCTGGGGTTCTGTGTGATCGCAGGCTGTTACACAGAGAAGGGCGAGGATGAACTGAAGAAGAGCTCCTCCAACAGACTGAGAACCCTTCATCTAGATGTCACTGACTCGGAAAGTGTCAGCAAGGCAGCAGCTGAGATCAAAGCTGTGGTTGGACCAAAGG GCCTGTGGGCTGTTGTAAACAACGCCGGAGTCGCTTTGCCGTCGGGTCCCGTTGACTGGCTCACTATAGATGATTACAAGCCCATGCTGGCTGTCAATCTGGGCGGAGTGATAGATGTAACACTGAGTGTCCTCGCTCTCATTAAGAAGGCCAAAGGGAGAGTGGTGAACGTTTCCAGTGTGTTTGGACGAGTCAGCCCGTTCGGTGGACCTTACTGTGTGTCCAAATACGGGGTAGAGGCTTTCAATGACAGTCTGCG GTTAAACGTGGCACCGTTCGGAGTCAAAGTTGCGTGCATCGAACCAGGGTTCTTCGCAACAAATGTGACCGACACAGCGTTGATGAAGAATAGCATAAGGAAGCTCTGGGACAAATTACCTCAGGATGTGAAGGACGACTACGGAGACAATTTTCTGGAGAGTT CTCTCGAGCAGTTGGATGAAAGGTTAAAGGTATTCAAGGACACAGACCTGATGAAGGTGGTCGGCTGTATGGAGCACGCCATCGCCGCCGTTCATCCTCGCACTCGTTACTCTCCGGGATGGGATGCCAAGTTCTTCTGGTTGCCTCTGTCGTACATGCCAACCTGCATCTCTGATAGAGTTTTTCTTAAGTTTAACCCACAACCAAAAGTATCTTTACTGTAA
- the LOC113172822 gene encoding LOW QUALITY PROTEIN: glucose-6-phosphatase 2 (The sequence of the model RefSeq protein was modified relative to this genomic sequence to represent the inferred CDS: inserted 1 base in 1 codon) has protein sequence MPGSGELVILHLQNNCRECHDLLNFMSAVSNISHVYXHLWFHLSHNADTKIIWVALIGDWFSLIIKLFPLLRSCLWMAFWVILISVCISKVFIATHRLSSAF, from the exons ATGCCAGG CAGTGGGGAGCTGGTAATACTGCACCTGCAGAACAACTGCAGGGAGTGCCATGACCTTCTCAACTTCATGTCAGCTGTGAGCAACATTTCTCATGTTT TCCACCTCTGGTTTCACCTCAGTCATAATGCAGACACCAAGATCATTTGGGTGGCCCTTATTGGAGACTGGTTCAGTCTTATAATAAAACT GTTTCCTCTTCTAAGGTCTTGTTTGTGGATGGCTTTTTGGGTCATTCTGATAAGCGTTTGCATCTCTAAAGTTTTTATTGCAACACACAGGTTATCTTCGGCCTTCTAG
- the spc25 gene encoding kinetochore protein Spc25 has protein sequence MTSITDPNTSVRFTGAMEEIHNKQLKTYGEIIDTTTELCQSHRQFVKSALDTCLKKCKDDEILFEKIQSFKIDMQQNNELLKEKRHAISDVIAEIQQKEMQKDDVIQKIEKLKEEQIKRKRGN, from the exons ATGACTTCCATTACTGATCCAAACACGAGCGTCAGGTTCACCGGTGCAATGGAAGAGATCCACAACAAACAACTTAAAACATATGGGGAGATAATAGACACGACTACAGAGCTGTGTCAGTCTCATAGACAGTTTGTAAAATCTGCTCTTG ATACTTGCTTAAAGAAATGCAAGGATGATGAGATCCTCTTTGAGAAAATACAGTCATTCAAAATAG acaTGCAGCAAAATAATGAGTTATTGAAAGAGAAACGGCATGCTATTTCTGATGTGATAGCTGAGATTCAACAGAAGGAAATGCAGAAAGATGATGTTATTCAGAAGATAGAGAAACTTAAAGAAGAGCAGATCAAGAGGAAAAGAGG tAATTGA
- the nostrin gene encoding nostrin, which translates to MCDFGRRVFKVPDPKSTNSHSLKMKDPISTCSYHQLYQNLKRFSKTGEYFCKELMTVFQQRADLELTYAKGLQKLAGKLIRASKGMSNNSTYSAWCHVSDEMYSRADAHRSLGTAFQEEVILEIRQVLDEHNKRKRPLDSVIERTGKRVTANWSEQLKIKKKLIGLTREHEALFNFVENNKHICTEKEKQKMVNRLTKSAEMQVQVDEEYFHINMEGHQMRLKWENTLKNCYQILQELEKQRIEVLCNMLKKYSLHMSSFGQTLKHGHQQIEQLVQRVDMDKDIQILEEENRITQDNKVELLMMDYFEEDSKSFMSKDRRTEAIKHKLQRLEENITKTKQDCEGIEKLMKTYSENPSFSNHKNLEETEQQHDESTLKLNLLEATHYKLSLNLSGLERKTKSFHRFADSIVKWKDKDCEHSVVQLTRPVKLRRTPFRSRQSLRASIIYKGPTQFVTQQSVEPSPGATNQVTCAASTHESEAVECDGTVNGALPHTDDDKREGQTTSEVYGLGKCKALYNFTPQNDDELTLTEGDLLHIYRKEENGWWFGELNGQTGHFPSTYVEELPVLSSVKSSEA; encoded by the exons ATGTGTGACTTTGGGAGGAGGGTGTTCAAAGTTCCAGATCCAAAGTCAACAAACAGCCACAGTCTTAAGATGAAGGACCCTATCAGCACCTGCTCT TATCACCAACTCTATCAGAATTTGAAAAGATTTTCAAAAACTGGGGAGTACTTCTGCAAAGAACTTATGACGGTTTTTCAGCAGAG AGCTGATCTGGAGCTTACTTATGCTAAAGGGCTGCAAAAACTTGCTGGAAAACTCATCAGAGCCTCGAAAGGAATGTCGAACAA TTCCACCTACAGTGCCTGGTGTCATGTGTCAGATGAGATGTACTCAAGAGCAGACGCCCACAG ATCATTAGGAACTGCATTTCAGGAAGAAGTCATTCTGGAAATACGACAAGTCTTAGATGAGCACAATAAGAGAAAAAGGCCT CTTGACAGTGTGATTGAAAGAACTGGGAAACGGGTTACTGCTAATTGGAGTGAGCAACTCAAG ataaaaaagaaGCTGATTGGACTAACAAGAGAACACGAGGCTTTGTTCAATTTTGTggagaacaacaaacacatatgcacggagaaggaaaaacaaaag ATGGTTAACAGGTTGACTAAGTCAGCAGAGATGCAGGTTCAGGTGGATGAGGAGTACTTTCATATCAACATGGAGGGTCATCAGATGAGGCTGAAGTgggaaaacacactgaaaaattGCTATCAG aTCCTACAGGAGCTTGAAAAACAGCGAATCGAAGTTCTTtgcaacatgttaaaaaaatacagcCTTCACATGTCCAGTTTTGGTCAGACCCTCAAACAC GGCCATCAACAGATAGAGCAGTTGGTCCAAAGAGTGGACATGGACAAAGACATACAAATCCTggaggaagaaaacagaatTACTCAAGATAACAAAGTTGAGCTTTTGATGATGGATTATTTT GAGGAGGACAGCAAATCATTTATGAGcaaagacagaagaacagaGGCCATTAAACACAAACTCCAACGTCTGGaggaaaacattacaaaaacaaagcaagacTGTGAAG GAATtgaaaaactaatgaaaacGTACTCTGAAAATCCATCATTTTCCAACCACAAGAACCTTGAGGAAACTGAACAGCAACATGATGAG AGTACTCTAAAACTGAATCTCCTCGAGGCAACTCACTACAAACTCTCTCTAAACTTGTCTGGATTGGAAAGGAAAACCAAGTCCTTTCACCGATTTGCTGACAGTATTGTTAAATGGAAAGATAAG GACTGTGAGCACAGTGTTGTTCAACTGACCCGCCCAGTCAAACTGAGGAGAACACCGTTCAGATCCCGACAGTCACTGAGAGCTTCCATTATTTATAAAGGACCAACTCAGTTTGTCACACAGCAGTCTGTGGAGCCTTCACCTGGTGCCACCAACCAGGTCACCTGCGCAGCTTCAACACATGAAAGTGAAGCTGTAGAGTGTGATGGCACTGTCAATGGAGCCCTGCCTCACACAGATGATGACAAGAGAGAAG GTCAGACAACATCGGAGGTGTACGGTCTAGGAAAGTGCAAGGCCCTGTACAATTTCACACCtcaaaatgatgatgaattgaCTTTGACAGAAG GAGATCTTCTACACATttacagaaaagaagagaacGGTTGGTGGTTTGGTGAACTTAATGGCCAGACGGGCCATTTCCCATCAACCTATGTTGAGGAGCTGCCCGTGTTAAGCAGTGTGAAATCATCTGAAGCCTGA